A window of Nonomuraea angiospora genomic DNA:
CCACGGCCTGCTCCCTGACCCGCCGGAACGCCCCTACTCTGGAATCCCGCTCCGAGATGGCGTGAAGGTGCTCCTCGACGACGGTCGCGGCCGTGACGTCCCCACGCCGGACGGCCGTCGCGATCTCGACAGCGGACCTGCCTGCCCACAACATGACTAGAGTCTGCATCCTGGCGGCGCGGGTAGATAGGGGCGGCCCGATAGGGTCGATACACGTGAACGGACCCTCCCTTGCCCTCCGCCAGCGCTCGCTGGGTGACCCCTCGGCCGAGTTCCCGCTGTTCCCGCCGCTGACGCGGGGTTGTCCCCGGACCAGCACGGACGAGATCGCCTATCCGCTGGAGATCACCTACGACTACGCGCGGGTGGACCCGCGCCTGTTCGAGCAGGAGCCGGGCACGGACCTCGCGCGCTGGTCGCCGCTGCTGCCGCCGCTGGAGGCGCCCACGCTGGGAGAGGGCGGGACGCCGCTGGTGGAGTTCGACGGGATCTACGTCAAGGACGAGTCCCGCAACCCGACCTGGTCGCACAAGGACCGCCTCAACCGGGTCACGGTCAGCGCCGCCGTCGCCTCGGGCGCGCCCGGCGTGGTCGTGGCCTCCTCCGGCAACCACGGGGCCTCGGCCGCCGCCTACGCCGCCCGGGCCGGGCTGCCCGCCATCGTGCTGACCTCGGCGGATTCGCCGCCCGCCGTGCAGGCGTTCGCGCGCGCGTACGGGGCCAAGGTCGTCTCCGTGCCCGCCGAGGCGCGCTGGCCGCTGCTGCGCGAGGTCGTCGACCGGCTCGGCTACCACCCGGTCAGCAACCAGACGGTGACCCACACCGGGCACCCGTTCGGGCCCGAGGGCTACAAGACGATCGCCTACGAGCTGTTCCTCCAGCTCGGAGGCGTGCCCGCGGCCGTCTTCACCCCCACCGGGTACGCCGAGCTGCTCTACGGGATGTGGAAGGGGTTCGTGGAGCTGCGGCTGCTGGGGTTGACCGAGGCCGTGCCGCGGATGTTCTCCTGCGAGACGGCGGCCGGCGGGCCCCACGCGCGGGCGCTGGCCACCGGCGCCCCCGCCGCGATCGTCGAGCTGGCGGCCAGCGACGCGTACGGCATCGCCGGGCAGGTCGGCGGGCACCGCGGGGTGGTGGCCGTGCGTGACAGCGGCGGCGAGGCGCTGCTCGTGACCGACGAGGAGCTGCGGGCGGCGCAGCGGGACCTGGCCCGGCAGGGGCTGTGGCAGGAGCTGTCGGGCGCGGCGGGGCTCGCGGGACACCGGAAGCTGCGGCGGGACTTCGACGGGCCCGTCGTGTGCGTGGCCACGTCGAGCGGGTTCAAGGACGTGGGCGTGGGGGTCGAGCGCTTCCCCGTCCTGGAGAACCCGACCCTGGACGATCTCGCCCCGGACGCGTAGCGGGGGCGACGGTCAGGATCGCCTCTCCTTGGCGCGGCGGGTGGGAGGCGCGGTCAGCGGGTCCTCCGGCCAGGGGTGCCTGGGGTAGCGGCCGCGCAGCTCCGCACGTACCGAACGGTAGCCCTCGCGCCAGAACGACGCCAGGTCCGCGGTGACGGCCACCGGCCGGCCCGCCGGGGAGAGCAGGTGCACCAGCACGGGCACGCCGGAGATCTCGGGCGTCTCCTGCCAGCCGAACAGCTCCTGCAGCTTCACCGCCAGCACCGGCCGGTCGCCGGAGTAGTCGACGCGGATGTGGGAGCCGCTGGGGACCTCGATGCGTTCGGGGGCCGCCCGCTCCAGCCGCTCGCTCCAGGGGATCAGGCGCTTCAGCGCGGCGGCCACGTCTATGCGCTCCAGGTCGGCCCGGCGGCGGGCCCTGGACAGCTCGGGCTCCAGCCACTGGTCGGCCAGGTCGATGAGCGCGTCCGTCGCGGGCCAGGGGGCGCCGATGGCGCGGTGGCAGAAGGCCAGGCGGTCCCGCAGCTCCTTGGCCTGCTTCGTCCAGGTCAGGACGTCGGGCTCGGTGCGCAGGCCGTGCAGGACGGCCTCGCGGACGTCGGCATCCTTGAGCGGGGCGGCGGACAGCTCGATCGCGCCCAGGCGCTCGACCCGGCGGGCGAGCACGTCGCCGCGCCGCTCGCCCGGAGGGACGTGCCACGCGATCTCGTCCTGCGTGGTGGTGGGGTGCGCCAGCCTGGCGGTCTCCTCGTCGATCTCCACGGCCTGCCTGATGCGGGCCGACGCCGAGCCCGCCTGCCGGTCGGCGACCGCGATGGCCAGCCACTCGGCGGTGTGCAGCCTGGACCCCTCCGGGAGCTGGGCCTGCGTGCCGGAGGCCATGAGGTAGCCGCCGCCCCGCCTGCGCGCCACCCGCTCGGGGAACGCCAGCGCCACCGCCGTCCCGGCCAGGGTGTCGCCGGGCAGGTCCGGGCGGCCCGAGCCGGCGCTCCGCTGGAGGCGCCTGGTCTCCTGGCGCCAGCGGGCGGCGAAGCCGGTGCCGCCCCGGCGGGCCGCGCGCCAGACCTCCACCAGGTCGTCGCCCGCGTCGCGCGGCAACTGCTCCGACAGCAGGGCCACCACCTCGGCCGCGCCAGGGCCGAGGTCGAGCAGGGCCCTGGCCAGGCGGGGGTGGACGCCCGCGAGCGCCATCCGGCGCCCGCGCTCGGTCACCCGCGAGGCCGGGTCCAGCGCGCCCAGCGCCTCCAGGGTGCGGGTGGCGGCGGACATCGCGGCGGGCGGCGGCGGGTCCAGCAGGGCCAGGCCCGACGCGTCGGGCGCGCCCCAGCAGGCCGCCTGCAACGCGAACCCCGTCAGGTCCGCGAGCGCGATCTCCGGCCGCGCGTGGTCGGCGAGCCGGTCGTGGTCGGCCGCCGACCAGCAGCGGTAGACCGTGCCCTCCGCCTCCCGCCCGGCCCGGCCCGCGCGCTGGCCGGCCGACGCCTTCGAGACCCTGACCGTGGTGAGGGAGCCCAGGCCGCGGGCGTGGTCGGTACGGGGCTCGCGGGCCAGGCCGGAGTCGACCACCACCCGGACGCCGGGCACGGTCAGGCTCGACTCGGCGACCGACGTGGCCAGCACCACCCTGCGGGCCGGGCCCGGCGCGAGCACGGCGTCCTGGACGTGGGCCGGGGCCTGCCCGTGCACCTGGAGCACCGTCACGCCGTCGAGCATCCCGGCGACCCTGGCGATCTCGGCCACGCCGGGCAGGAAGCACAGCACGTCGCCCGCCCGCTCCGCCAGCGCCCTGCGGACCACCGAGGCCACGTGGGCCAGCAGCGCCGGGTCGACGCGCAGGCCGTGCGGCGGGGCGACCGGGCGGGCAGGCGGGGCCCACACCGTTTCGACGGGGTACGCGGCGCCGGTGGCCGCGACGATCGGGCCGCCGATCAGCCGGGACCACGGCTCGGCGTCGGCGGTCGCCGAGGTGGCCAGCAGGCGCAGGTCGGGCCGGAGCGTGTCGCGTACGTCCAGGAGGAACGCCAGGGAGGCGTCCGCGTCCAGGTGCCGCTCGTGGCACTCGTCGAGCACGACCGCGTCTACCCCGGCCAGCTCCTGGTCGCGCTGGAGGCGCTGGAGCAGGACGCCGGTGGTGACGACCTCGACCATCGGGTTGGCGCCCGTGTGGCGCTCGCCCCTGATCGTGTAGCTCACGCCCATCCGCCTGGCCGCCGCGCGCACGGCCAGCCGCCGCGGCTCGGCGACCAGCACCCGCATGCCCGCCTCGGCCAGGGCCAGGGGCACGACCGTCGTCTTGCCCGTGCCGGGCGGGGCCGTGAGCACCGCGCTGCCGTGCCGGTCGAGCGCGGCGAGCAGGCCGGGCAGGACGTGCCGGATGGGCAGCGAGTCGTGGCGCATCAACGCGGGGCGGGGACGTCGGCGGCCGGGCCGAGAACGGTGCTCGGGATCCCGGCGGCGGACAGGACGGAGTCGAGCAGGCCGGGGAAGCGGGACTCGAGGTCGTCGCGGCGCAGGCTCATGAACTTCAGCCGTCCCTCCTGCTTGGTCATCACCACGCCCGCCTCGCGCAGCGTCCGGTAGTGGTGCGAGGCCGTCGACTTGTGCACGCCCAGGTGGTCGCCCGCCTCGCCGCAGTTCATCACGCCGCTCAGGGCGAGCCGGACGACGATCTCCAGGCGGACGGGGTCGGACAGCGCCCGCAGGACCTCGGTGAGCTCGATGTCCTCCGTAGCCGGGTGAGGTAGCAGGCGCATGGTCAAACCCTACCTTCGTTTTATTGTTTGACAACAATCCAACTATAGGTCAGTTTGATGCGTGTCCAACTTTTTTGTGGAGGCCCCATGACTTCGCGGCTCTACCCGCTTGCTGCCGGAAATTTCGCCGTCGGTACGGGCATGTTCGTGACCGCCGGGCTCTTACCGCCCATCTCGAAGGACCTGGGGATCTCGTCCTCCGCGGCGGGGCAGCTCATGACCGTCTTCGCGCTGGCGTACGCGCTGCTGTCGCCCGTCCTCGCCGCCCTGACCGCCCGCCTGTCGCGCAGGACGCTGCTGCTGGTGGCCCTTGGCGTGTTCGTGCTGGGCAACGTCCTGACCGCGCTGGCTCCGACGTACCCGCTGGTCATGGCCACCCGGGTGGTCGCGGCGGCGGGGGCGGCGATGTTCACGCCGACCGCGTCCGGCGTGGCGAACGCGCTGACCGAGCCCGAGCGGCGCGGTCGCGCGCTCGCGCTGGTGATGGGCGGGATGACGGTCGCGAACGCGATCGGCGTGCCCCTGGGCACCTGGCTGGGCTCGGTCTCGGGCTGGCGGTCCACGCTCTGGCTGGTGGCGGGGCTGGGCGTGGTCGGGTTCGCCTGGGTCGCGACGGTGGTGCCGGACGTCAGGATCCCGACGTCGGGGCGGCTGCGGGAGCGTCTCGCGCCGCTGGGCGACCGGCAGGTGCTGGCGGTGCTGGTGACGCAGCTGCTGATGTTCGCGGCGGCGTTCACCGCCTACACCTACATCGGGTCGCTGATCGACCTGCCGCTGCCCGCCGTGCTGTGGGCGTGGGGCATCGGCGGCATCGTGGGCAACCAGCTCGGCGGGCGCTTCACCGACCTGTACGGGCCGCGCAGGATGGTGCTGCTCGCCCTGGGTGCGAGTACCGTGTTCCTGGCCCTCATCCCCGTCGCGAACCTGGCCCTGCCCGTCGCCCTGGTGTGGGCGTTCCTGTGGGGCGCGCTCGGCTGGCTGGTGGCCCCCGCCCAGCAGTTCAGGACCGTCTCCGTGGTGCCCGGCAACGTGCCGATCGGCCTGGGGCTGCTGTCGTCCGCCCAGTACGTGGGGCTGTTCCTGGCCGGGCTGGCCGGCGGCGCGACGCTCGACTGGTACGGCAGGACGGGCGTGATCGTGCTGGCCACCGCGTTCGGGCTGGTGGCGCTGCTGTTCACGCTGGCCACCTACCGCCCGGCGGCGCTGTCCCCGAAGGAGGGCGTGTCCGTCGGGTAGCGCGCCGTCGGCCAGAATGGTGATCATGTCCGAAGACATCGACCCCCGGAACGAGCCCGCGCCCTTCGGGGCCGTGGTGCTCCTGACGGCCGCGTCGGCGGTGGCGGTCATGGCGCTCAGCGCGTTGCTGTCCCAGCCGCCCGGGCTGAAGTGGCTGCTGTTCGGCCCGATCGCCCTCGTCGTGTT
This region includes:
- a CDS encoding threonine synthase — encoded protein: MNGPSLALRQRSLGDPSAEFPLFPPLTRGCPRTSTDEIAYPLEITYDYARVDPRLFEQEPGTDLARWSPLLPPLEAPTLGEGGTPLVEFDGIYVKDESRNPTWSHKDRLNRVTVSAAVASGAPGVVVASSGNHGASAAAYAARAGLPAIVLTSADSPPAVQAFARAYGAKVVSVPAEARWPLLREVVDRLGYHPVSNQTVTHTGHPFGPEGYKTIAYELFLQLGGVPAAVFTPTGYAELLYGMWKGFVELRLLGLTEAVPRMFSCETAAGGPHARALATGAPAAIVELAASDAYGIAGQVGGHRGVVAVRDSGGEALLVTDEELRAAQRDLARQGLWQELSGAAGLAGHRKLRRDFDGPVVCVATSSGFKDVGVGVERFPVLENPTLDDLAPDA
- the hrpB gene encoding ATP-dependent helicase HrpB, which translates into the protein MRHDSLPIRHVLPGLLAALDRHGSAVLTAPPGTGKTTVVPLALAEAGMRVLVAEPRRLAVRAAARRMGVSYTIRGERHTGANPMVEVVTTGVLLQRLQRDQELAGVDAVVLDECHERHLDADASLAFLLDVRDTLRPDLRLLATSATADAEPWSRLIGGPIVAATGAAYPVETVWAPPARPVAPPHGLRVDPALLAHVASVVRRALAERAGDVLCFLPGVAEIARVAGMLDGVTVLQVHGQAPAHVQDAVLAPGPARRVVLATSVAESSLTVPGVRVVVDSGLAREPRTDHARGLGSLTTVRVSKASAGQRAGRAGREAEGTVYRCWSAADHDRLADHARPEIALADLTGFALQAACWGAPDASGLALLDPPPPAAMSAATRTLEALGALDPASRVTERGRRMALAGVHPRLARALLDLGPGAAEVVALLSEQLPRDAGDDLVEVWRAARRGGTGFAARWRQETRRLQRSAGSGRPDLPGDTLAGTAVALAFPERVARRRGGGYLMASGTQAQLPEGSRLHTAEWLAIAVADRQAGSASARIRQAVEIDEETARLAHPTTTQDEIAWHVPPGERRGDVLARRVERLGAIELSAAPLKDADVREAVLHGLRTEPDVLTWTKQAKELRDRLAFCHRAIGAPWPATDALIDLADQWLEPELSRARRRADLERIDVAAALKRLIPWSERLERAAPERIEVPSGSHIRVDYSGDRPVLAVKLQELFGWQETPEISGVPVLVHLLSPAGRPVAVTADLASFWREGYRSVRAELRGRYPRHPWPEDPLTAPPTRRAKERRS
- a CDS encoding ArsR/SmtB family transcription factor, whose translation is MRLLPHPATEDIELTEVLRALSDPVRLEIVVRLALSGVMNCGEAGDHLGVHKSTASHHYRTLREAGVVMTKQEGRLKFMSLRRDDLESRFPGLLDSVLSAAGIPSTVLGPAADVPAPR
- a CDS encoding MFS transporter, which gives rise to MTSRLYPLAAGNFAVGTGMFVTAGLLPPISKDLGISSSAAGQLMTVFALAYALLSPVLAALTARLSRRTLLLVALGVFVLGNVLTALAPTYPLVMATRVVAAAGAAMFTPTASGVANALTEPERRGRALALVMGGMTVANAIGVPLGTWLGSVSGWRSTLWLVAGLGVVGFAWVATVVPDVRIPTSGRLRERLAPLGDRQVLAVLVTQLLMFAAAFTAYTYIGSLIDLPLPAVLWAWGIGGIVGNQLGGRFTDLYGPRRMVLLALGASTVFLALIPVANLALPVALVWAFLWGALGWLVAPAQQFRTVSVVPGNVPIGLGLLSSAQYVGLFLAGLAGGATLDWYGRTGVIVLATAFGLVALLFTLATYRPAALSPKEGVSVG